A stretch of DNA from Candidatus Neomarinimicrobiota bacterium:
AAAAGCTCCATGGTTCAGAGATAGGTATGATGTGGACCATGTTGTGTCTCCAATCGGCATCACTTGAGATTGCCTATGAGAATGTCCAGGCTGATGACAAAAGGGGACGAGCCGACTGGTCGGCAAAATACACCTTTGGTAGAGCTAAACGAAAGGTTCACAATAAAATCCATGCAGAATTCACATTCGAGGATGGAAAAATAATAAAACATACTGACAATTTTGATTTCTGGAGCTGGAGTAGGATGGCTTTAGGGCCACTGGGTTTCATCATGGGTTGGAATTCAATTGTAAAGGTAAACATCCGCAAGCAGGCCATGGCCAATTTGACCAAATTTATAACAATGACAAAAAACACGTAAATTACTTGTGTAAGTCCATTCTTTCTGTTATAGAAAGCGCGAAACAGCATGGAATAATTTTTTGCTGATTTTTGAAGAATAAACGAGGAGAAGTCTCGAGATATGTATAGAAAAGTAGCCATCGTAACCGGAGCAAACAGGGGTTTGGGTCATGCCTTGACCAAAGCTTTGGCCGAAGATGATTATAAAGTGTTTATGGTAGGACGCAATAAGATTGAAATCGACAATGCCTCTGCCAAACTACAAGAAGCCGGTCTGGATATTGAGGGTTTTGAAGCAGATGTAAGTAAAGCGCGTCACGTTACAGCTCTGTCATCATATGTCCAGTCACAGTTTGACCACCTGGATCTCCTCATTAATAATGCTGGTGTGATCATTGAACCCGGTGGCCTGGAGAGTCAGGTGACCTGTTTCACTATTAATCCTGAGCTTGTTGAAGAAGCCTATTCAGTTAACACTGTTGGCGCTCTTCGTTTGGTCCAGGCTTTTTATGATCTGCTGAAAAAGGCACGACAACCACGTATCGTAAATGTTTCCAGTGGCATGG
This window harbors:
- a CDS encoding nuclear transport factor 2 family protein, translating into MTQSNELLINKFYKAFSEKDSQTMVDSYHAEADFSDPVFQKLHGSEIGMMWTMLCLQSASLEIAYENVQADDKRGRADWSAKYTFGRAKRKVHNKIHAEFTFEDGKIIKHTDNFDFWSWSRMALGPLGFIMGWNSIVKVNIRKQAMANLTKFITMTKNT
- a CDS encoding SDR family NAD(P)-dependent oxidoreductase gives rise to the protein MYRKVAIVTGANRGLGHALTKALAEDDYKVFMVGRNKIEIDNASAKLQEAGLDIEGFEADVSKARHVTALSSYVQSQFDHLDLLINNAGVIIEPGGLESQVTCFTINPELVEEAYSVNTVGALRLVQAFYDLLKKARQPRIVNVSSGMGSLNHMEAGWPAYRMSKAALNALTAILAKELVDTRIKVNSVDPGWVRTDMGGPNADRSIEEGIEGILWAAKLPPDGPTGGFFKDGKPLDW